From a region of the Neobacillus niacini genome:
- a CDS encoding Gfo/Idh/MocA family protein: protein MTRTVKVAIVGCGGIANGKHMPSLSKLKHVELVAFCDVLIERAEKAAKKYGIPGAKVYEDYRELIQDEAIEVIHVLTPNDSHAEISVAALDSGKHVMCEKPMAKTSAEARAMVEAAKRSGKKLTIGYNNRFRPDSQYLHQVCDRGDLGEIYFAKAHAIRRRAVPTWGVFLDEEKQGGGPLIDIGTHALDLTLWMMDNYKPKSVMGNTYHKLSQKKNAANAWGPWDPEKFTVEDSAFGFITMENGATIVLEASWALNSLDEDEAKCSLCGTEGGADMKDGLRVNGESFGKLYTTNVELGAGGVAFYDGDSESDADLEARLWIDTILNDTEPVVKPEQAYVVTQILEAIYESAKTGKAVYFQEKSSFVTN from the coding sequence ATGACAAGAACAGTGAAGGTAGCAATTGTAGGTTGTGGCGGTATCGCAAATGGAAAACATATGCCAAGTTTATCTAAGCTTAAGCATGTTGAATTAGTGGCATTTTGTGATGTACTGATTGAAAGAGCTGAAAAAGCGGCTAAGAAATACGGAATTCCTGGCGCAAAGGTGTATGAGGATTATCGTGAGCTTATCCAGGACGAAGCGATTGAGGTGATTCATGTCCTTACGCCAAATGATTCCCATGCGGAAATATCTGTCGCTGCACTTGATTCGGGTAAGCATGTGATGTGTGAAAAGCCTATGGCAAAGACGTCTGCTGAAGCACGAGCCATGGTTGAGGCCGCAAAACGCTCAGGAAAAAAACTGACAATCGGGTATAACAATCGTTTCCGACCTGATAGCCAGTATTTACATCAAGTATGTGATCGTGGGGATTTAGGGGAGATCTATTTTGCGAAGGCGCATGCGATTCGCCGACGTGCCGTGCCGACATGGGGTGTGTTTTTGGATGAAGAAAAACAAGGCGGCGGCCCATTAATTGATATTGGTACCCATGCCCTCGATTTAACATTATGGATGATGGATAACTATAAACCTAAATCTGTGATGGGTAACACTTATCATAAATTAAGCCAAAAGAAAAATGCTGCCAATGCATGGGGGCCATGGGATCCTGAGAAATTTACCGTTGAGGATTCTGCATTTGGCTTTATTACGATGGAAAATGGCGCTACCATTGTGCTCGAAGCAAGCTGGGCTTTAAACTCTCTAGATGAGGATGAGGCAAAATGCTCACTTTGCGGAACAGAGGGCGGAGCCGATATGAAGGATGGACTTAGAGTCAACGGGGAAAGCTTCGGAAAGCTTTATACCACCAATGTTGAACTCGGTGCTGGGGGAGTAGCCTTTTATGATGGTGATTCAGAATCAGATGCCGATCTAGAAGCAAGACTTTGGATTGATACTATTCTCAATGACACAGAGCCTGTGGTAAAGCCGGAACAAGCATATGTAGTCACGCAAATCTTAGAGGCAATCTATGAATCTGCTAAAACAGGAAAAGCCGTTTACTTCCAAGAGAAATCTTCCTTTGTTACGAATTAA
- a CDS encoding sugar phosphate isomerase/epimerase family protein, which produces MNKKIGMRISPKIGAEGMESVARFAASIGLDVIDVPVYNQEVKVVLENAGLEVGSIDGVGAVGSTKLLSADTKSREEAVNALKSQMTEISELGGKVMFMCLVPEDITMPRKKAFEIWKETFPAIVKHAEQENIYIALEGWPGPAPYYPTLGCTPEMLRAMFNEIPSKHFGINYDPSHLVRLGIDHLRVLSEFGDRINYCHGKDTEILHDEQYECGNIAATFGANYDFSEGPWRYTIPGQGDVDWAKVAVRLEKVGYQGPISIELEDHRYWGSLEKEQQGIIKAKEHLAIYFK; this is translated from the coding sequence ATGAATAAGAAAATAGGAATGAGAATTTCACCAAAGATCGGTGCCGAAGGAATGGAGTCTGTTGCAAGATTCGCTGCTAGTATTGGCCTAGATGTAATCGATGTTCCCGTTTATAACCAAGAAGTGAAAGTTGTATTAGAAAATGCTGGGCTTGAGGTCGGATCGATTGATGGTGTAGGAGCGGTTGGCAGCACAAAGCTCTTAAGCGCAGATACGAAAAGTCGTGAAGAAGCAGTGAACGCTCTAAAATCTCAAATGACAGAAATTTCTGAGCTTGGTGGAAAAGTTATGTTTATGTGTCTGGTTCCGGAAGATATTACGATGCCGAGAAAAAAAGCGTTTGAAATCTGGAAAGAAACCTTTCCTGCTATCGTGAAGCATGCGGAACAAGAAAACATTTATATTGCCTTAGAGGGGTGGCCGGGACCAGCTCCATATTATCCAACTTTAGGCTGTACACCTGAAATGCTAAGAGCGATGTTCAACGAAATTCCTTCTAAACATTTCGGAATCAATTATGATCCTTCCCACTTAGTAAGGCTAGGGATTGACCATTTAAGAGTATTGAGTGAATTTGGTGACAGAATTAATTATTGCCATGGTAAAGACACTGAAATATTACATGATGAACAATATGAGTGCGGCAACATTGCTGCCACCTTTGGAGCAAACTATGATTTTTCAGAAGGACCATGGAGATACACCATTCCTGGGCAGGGAGATGTAGATTGGGCAAAGGTGGCGGTGCGTTTAGAAAAAGTCGGTTATCAGGGTCCAATCAGCATAGAACTTGAAGATCATCGCTATTGGGGTTCTTTAGAGAAAGAGCAGCAAGGAATTATCAAGGCTAAAGAACATCTTGCTATTTATTTTAAATAA
- a CDS encoding carbohydrate ABC transporter permease, translating into MDGTRKKKVTRFSAHLVLIIASFFFMIPFIWMVSTSLKPLTQVFTFPPEWIPKPVKWSNYIDAMNYIPFFTYLKNTTIITLVSTIGAVLSCPIVAYSFAKLKWPGRNILFIITIGVMMIPGQVTMIPLFLLFEKLGLVGTPYPLIIPAFFGIPFYIFLLRQFFMGLPDSLREAAKIDGASEFRIYWQIMLPLAKPAVLAVGLFQFMASWTDFIGPLLYLTDSVQYTLSLGLQQFQSQKGSEWGLMMAVSTMMTVPVIILFFFLQKTFIKGITFSGIK; encoded by the coding sequence ATGGATGGAACCAGGAAAAAGAAAGTAACACGTTTTTCAGCACATTTGGTACTAATCATCGCATCGTTTTTCTTTATGATTCCATTTATCTGGATGGTATCAACGTCATTAAAACCTTTGACACAAGTATTTACCTTTCCGCCTGAATGGATTCCGAAGCCCGTTAAGTGGAGCAATTATATCGATGCCATGAATTATATCCCATTTTTTACTTATCTAAAAAACACCACCATTATTACCCTGGTCAGTACCATTGGAGCTGTATTATCATGTCCGATTGTCGCCTATAGCTTCGCGAAACTAAAGTGGCCAGGAAGGAATATCCTTTTTATCATTACCATTGGCGTCATGATGATTCCTGGGCAAGTAACGATGATTCCATTATTTTTATTGTTTGAAAAATTAGGGTTAGTAGGTACGCCTTATCCATTAATCATCCCAGCATTTTTCGGAATCCCTTTTTACATCTTCCTGTTAAGGCAGTTTTTTATGGGCTTACCTGATAGTTTAAGAGAGGCTGCAAAGATAGATGGCGCCAGCGAATTCAGAATCTATTGGCAAATCATGCTTCCACTAGCAAAACCAGCGGTATTGGCTGTAGGTTTATTTCAGTTCATGGCCAGTTGGACAGACTTTATCGGACCATTACTCTATTTAACCGATTCTGTGCAATACACTTTATCTCTAGGTTTACAGCAATTCCAAAGCCAGAAGGGTTCTGAGTGGGGACTTATGATGGCTGTATCAACGATGATGACAGTACCTGTTATCATACTATTCTTCTTTTTGCAAAAAACATTTATTAAAGGAATTACTTTTAGTGGAATTAAATAG
- a CDS encoding carbohydrate ABC transporter permease has protein sequence MINVKGNIPLAENMNSPKTGPNKQINITAKKRLGNWGEYKTGFLFASPWIIGLLVFYAIPLFSSIYFSFTSYSILQPGEFVGLENYKNLMNDELFWKSVYNTVYFAVFYVPLGIIFGVALAMMLNMKVKGMAVYRTIFFLPTLVPHVALAVLWMWLLNPGFGLVNGVLSTIGIDGPSWLGSETWSKPSLILMSLWGIGQAVVIYLAGLGDIPEDYYDAAEVDGANWFQKTFHITIPLLTPVIFFNLVMGIIGAFQQFTLPYTLTQGKGTPANSLTFYVMYLYDNGFKFFKMGYASAMAWVLFVIIMALTAFVFITSKRWVHYQGK, from the coding sequence GTGATTAATGTGAAAGGTAACATACCATTGGCTGAAAATATGAACTCTCCTAAAACAGGACCTAACAAACAAATAAACATCACTGCTAAGAAAAGGCTGGGTAATTGGGGGGAATACAAAACCGGATTTTTATTTGCCTCACCTTGGATTATTGGTTTACTGGTTTTTTACGCAATTCCTTTGTTTTCATCCATCTATTTTAGCTTTACATCCTACAGTATCCTTCAGCCTGGTGAATTCGTTGGTTTGGAAAATTACAAAAATTTAATGAATGATGAATTATTTTGGAAATCGGTTTATAATACCGTTTACTTTGCGGTGTTTTATGTCCCATTAGGAATCATCTTTGGTGTGGCACTCGCCATGATGCTGAACATGAAAGTAAAAGGGATGGCTGTTTACCGAACCATTTTCTTCCTTCCAACTCTAGTTCCACATGTAGCATTGGCAGTTCTATGGATGTGGCTGTTAAATCCAGGGTTTGGGCTAGTAAACGGAGTTTTAAGCACGATCGGTATTGATGGGCCGTCATGGCTTGGAAGTGAGACATGGTCTAAGCCTTCATTAATTCTCATGTCATTGTGGGGAATAGGTCAGGCAGTAGTCATCTATTTAGCTGGGCTGGGAGATATTCCAGAAGATTATTATGATGCAGCAGAAGTAGACGGAGCGAACTGGTTCCAAAAAACCTTTCATATTACAATTCCTCTACTAACACCAGTTATCTTTTTTAATTTGGTAATGGGAATTATAGGTGCCTTCCAGCAATTTACACTGCCTTACACATTGACACAAGGGAAAGGGACACCAGCCAATTCATTAACATTTTATGTCATGTATTTATACGATAATGGCTTTAAATTCTTTAAAATGGGCTATGCATCGGCCATGGCATGGGTTTTATTTGTCATCATTATGGCATTAACGGCCTTTGTATTTATCACATCCAAGCGATGGGTTCACTATCAAGGCAAATAA
- a CDS encoding ABC transporter substrate-binding protein, giving the protein MKQKKKRMGAIALMIVLTLSMILTGCSSKSSSSEKGSKNQTTVTFWHPMTDVTGEAVDAVIKEFEKQNPDIKINAVYTANQGEGQNEKLMTAISGGNPPDVAYFDRFEIGSWAAQGSLEDLTQLAESSGVKKESYYPFAWDEASYQGKLYGIPTTTDSRLVYFNIDHFKEVGLDPENPPTTIAELEAAAEKLTKKKGKRFERIGFIPWFGQGWFYGWGWSFGGEFYNPETNKATANDPKLVDALQWMTDFAKKYNVEDIAGFTDSQGQGAMDPFLTGQLSMKVSGPWEVSAIKKFKPDLKYGVFPIPTPTGENHTTWSGGWSVVIPKGAENKEAAWKFLKFFGGEEGQKIFSGIARDFSVIDSVNEELGYKEDPILKEFVNILPVSHHRPVMTQGSLYWNELASAVENATRGNGTPEELLTKVNEKVNKELSK; this is encoded by the coding sequence ATGAAGCAAAAGAAAAAAAGAATGGGAGCAATAGCATTAATGATCGTGCTGACTTTATCTATGATTCTTACTGGATGCTCCTCCAAATCGAGTTCTTCAGAGAAAGGAAGTAAAAATCAAACAACAGTAACTTTTTGGCACCCAATGACTGATGTTACGGGCGAAGCGGTGGATGCAGTCATTAAGGAGTTTGAGAAACAGAATCCAGATATCAAAATCAATGCTGTCTATACGGCAAATCAAGGTGAAGGACAAAATGAAAAATTAATGACGGCCATTTCCGGTGGAAATCCTCCAGATGTCGCATACTTCGACCGTTTTGAGATCGGATCCTGGGCAGCGCAAGGATCTTTGGAGGATTTGACACAATTAGCGGAATCCAGCGGAGTTAAAAAGGAAAGCTACTATCCTTTTGCTTGGGATGAGGCCAGTTATCAAGGTAAACTGTACGGAATCCCTACCACTACGGATTCAAGGCTTGTGTATTTTAATATAGACCATTTCAAAGAAGTGGGATTAGACCCAGAAAACCCACCAACAACCATTGCTGAATTAGAAGCTGCTGCGGAAAAATTAACGAAGAAAAAAGGTAAGCGCTTTGAACGAATTGGCTTTATTCCATGGTTTGGCCAAGGTTGGTTTTATGGCTGGGGTTGGTCATTCGGCGGAGAATTCTATAATCCTGAAACAAATAAAGCTACAGCAAATGATCCAAAGTTAGTAGATGCTCTTCAGTGGATGACCGATTTTGCTAAGAAATATAATGTTGAGGATATCGCTGGTTTTACTGATTCACAAGGTCAGGGTGCCATGGACCCATTCTTAACGGGCCAATTAAGCATGAAGGTAAGTGGACCGTGGGAGGTTTCCGCAATTAAGAAATTCAAACCGGACTTGAAATATGGGGTATTTCCTATCCCAACTCCAACAGGTGAAAATCATACAACTTGGTCAGGAGGATGGTCCGTTGTCATTCCTAAAGGTGCGGAGAATAAAGAGGCTGCATGGAAATTTCTGAAGTTCTTCGGCGGGGAAGAAGGTCAAAAGATTTTCAGTGGCATCGCGAGAGACTTCTCTGTCATTGATTCCGTTAATGAAGAACTAGGTTATAAAGAAGACCCAATCTTAAAAGAGTTTGTTAATATTTTACCTGTTTCTCACCATCGACCAGTAATGACACAAGGCTCGTTATATTGGAACGAACTGGCCAGCGCGGTAGAAAATGCAACTCGTGGAAATGGAACGCCAGAAGAGCTATTAACAAAAGTGAATGAAAAAGTAAATAAAGAACTAAGTAAATAA
- a CDS encoding GntR family transcriptional regulator, producing MSTPLYEKIYEYIIDQIKQGHLMEGDRVPSEKELAGEFDVSRITSKKALDLLAQNNIIERIRGKGSFVAHQHQVNMDSSPNDNQNSVLTHSKLVALIIPDFDNAFGLNLVKTIEKVCMQNNCNLIIRRTGGNTKEEENAIIDLVKSGVDGLIIFPVHGEHYNTEILKLVVKDYPIVLVDRYLKGIPASSVCTNNQSACETLTNYLFTLGHKEIAFLSPSPSGNSTLEERLQGFHIAFSKQGLKMNPDFLLIDLISSLPQYVDHSESNMKADFHSIKQFILNNPEVTAFVVSEYYLSLTLLNVLKKLGKEIPEEYSIVCFDCPEDRFDQSLFTHIHQHEEEMGKKAVDLLLKQLKGEKIPKHTVIDFTLIEGKSSAPNQRI from the coding sequence ATGAGTACTCCCTTATATGAAAAAATATATGAATATATCATCGATCAAATTAAGCAAGGTCATTTAATGGAGGGAGATCGAGTACCTTCGGAAAAGGAATTGGCTGGAGAATTCGATGTAAGTAGAATTACATCGAAAAAAGCATTAGATTTGCTTGCACAAAATAACATCATTGAACGGATAAGAGGGAAAGGCTCATTTGTCGCCCATCAGCACCAAGTAAACATGGATTCCTCTCCAAATGACAACCAAAATTCCGTTCTTACACATAGCAAATTAGTCGCCCTTATCATACCAGACTTTGATAATGCATTTGGGTTAAATCTGGTAAAAACGATAGAAAAAGTTTGTATGCAAAATAATTGTAACTTAATTATCCGCCGTACTGGAGGGAACACCAAAGAAGAAGAAAATGCCATCATCGATCTTGTAAAAAGTGGTGTGGATGGACTCATCATCTTTCCGGTGCACGGCGAACATTACAATACAGAAATATTAAAACTAGTGGTAAAGGACTATCCAATAGTATTAGTGGATCGTTACTTGAAAGGTATTCCTGCTAGCTCCGTTTGTACAAACAATCAATCCGCCTGTGAAACCTTAACGAATTATCTATTCACGTTAGGTCATAAGGAAATCGCATTCCTTTCACCATCTCCTAGCGGGAATTCTACGCTAGAGGAGAGACTCCAAGGGTTTCATATTGCTTTTTCAAAGCAAGGTTTGAAAATGAATCCTGACTTTTTATTAATTGATCTGATCAGTTCCTTACCACAGTACGTGGATCACTCGGAAAGTAATATGAAAGCCGACTTTCATTCGATTAAACAATTTATTCTAAATAATCCGGAAGTCACGGCTTTTGTGGTGAGTGAATATTATTTGTCTTTAACGCTATTGAATGTATTAAAAAAGCTGGGAAAAGAAATTCCCGAAGAATATTCTATTGTATGTTTCGACTGCCCAGAGGACCGTTTTGACCAGTCGCTTTTTACGCATATCCATCAACATGAGGAAGAAATGGGCAAAAAGGCCGTTGATCTATTATTGAAGCAATTAAAGGGTGAGAAAATTCCCAAGCATACTGTGATAGATTTTACTTTGATCGAAGGAAAATCATCTGCGCCAAATCAGCGAATATAA
- a CDS encoding XdhC family protein, which translates to MLLMEKVAMLNRQNETFALAMIIESKGSTPRHVGKMIVYRDGTIEGTVGGGLAEYFIIEESVKALQIGKSKIVEYKLNKHAKDGIQMNCGGTLRVFIEVYTSRPELVLAGAGHLAHALSKLADSLELPYCIVDDRVGYATKERFPNATNIYVNEDIEEALLTANLNEKSYVIIVTKDGDDRVLKTALQFPIPYVGMVASKRKVITIFEKLKSEGITKEQLEQVHSPIGLEIGAETTEEIAISIMGEIIKLSKETKPIKVKQLI; encoded by the coding sequence ATGCTATTGATGGAAAAAGTCGCCATGCTGAATCGTCAAAATGAAACCTTTGCTCTAGCCATGATTATTGAATCGAAAGGCTCAACTCCCAGGCATGTTGGAAAAATGATTGTATACCGGGATGGTACAATTGAAGGTACTGTCGGCGGAGGCTTGGCAGAATACTTTATCATCGAAGAGAGTGTTAAAGCACTCCAAATCGGCAAATCGAAAATCGTTGAATACAAACTAAATAAACACGCAAAAGATGGAATTCAAATGAATTGTGGCGGCACACTTAGGGTGTTTATCGAGGTGTATACAAGCAGACCTGAACTCGTTCTGGCTGGAGCCGGTCACTTAGCACATGCGCTATCAAAGCTTGCCGATTCCCTTGAACTTCCATATTGCATTGTCGATGACCGGGTTGGTTACGCAACTAAGGAACGCTTTCCAAATGCCACAAACATTTACGTCAACGAGGATATTGAAGAGGCATTGCTCACGGCAAACCTAAATGAAAAGTCCTATGTGATCATTGTGACAAAAGATGGTGATGATAGAGTATTAAAAACAGCACTGCAATTTCCAATCCCCTATGTTGGGATGGTGGCAAGCAAACGCAAGGTGATAACGATATTTGAGAAATTAAAAAGTGAAGGTATCACAAAGGAACAGTTGGAGCAGGTTCATTCTCCAATCGGATTGGAAATTGGCGCGGAAACAACAGAAGAAATTGCGATAAGTATTATGGGTGAAATCATCAAATTAAGCAAGGAAACCAAACCTATAAAAGTGAAACAGTTAATTTAG
- a CDS encoding FAD binding domain-containing protein — translation MAEKIIAYRFDRLEETLSQLNKANCAIVAGGTDVMVMHKSRRGVPPKIPKPIIFIDHLPELKQVNQNGNDLHIGACCTYSELLRDPLIPMPLKKAIKTIAAPAIRNRGTLGGNICNASPAGDTLPLLYVYNAKLLLRSVNGDRIVPISEFIQGVRRVQREPNEILTEIILPSVLEEGAHVVFEKVGNRNADAIAKVGFVGYIRTKGAVIEDVRFAFGAVGPTMIRSIEIEKKLLGKTIPVTAGDIAKVITAFDIIIKPIDDQRSTAIYRKTVALNLLRYFLTSLTHSQRI, via the coding sequence ATGGCAGAAAAAATAATCGCCTATCGATTTGACCGTTTAGAAGAAACCTTGAGCCAATTGAATAAAGCAAACTGTGCGATTGTTGCCGGGGGCACCGATGTCATGGTCATGCACAAAAGTCGAAGGGGAGTACCGCCAAAAATTCCGAAACCCATTATTTTTATTGATCATCTTCCTGAGCTAAAACAGGTGAATCAAAATGGTAACGATCTCCATATCGGTGCCTGCTGTACGTATAGCGAATTACTCCGAGACCCGCTAATCCCAATGCCGTTGAAAAAGGCAATCAAAACAATCGCAGCCCCGGCGATTCGAAACAGAGGGACATTGGGTGGCAATATTTGCAATGCCTCTCCAGCTGGTGACACACTGCCTTTATTGTATGTATACAACGCAAAACTTTTGCTGCGCTCTGTTAATGGGGATCGAATCGTTCCGATTAGTGAATTTATTCAAGGTGTACGAAGAGTGCAGCGTGAGCCGAATGAAATTCTGACTGAAATTATTTTGCCGTCGGTTTTAGAAGAAGGTGCTCATGTGGTTTTTGAGAAGGTCGGCAACCGCAATGCAGATGCCATTGCCAAAGTAGGGTTTGTAGGATATATCCGGACAAAAGGTGCTGTCATTGAGGATGTACGCTTCGCTTTCGGAGCGGTTGGACCTACGATGATCCGTTCCATTGAGATTGAAAAAAAGCTGCTAGGTAAGACCATACCAGTAACAGCTGGGGATATTGCAAAGGTTATCACTGCCTTTGATATAATCATCAAACCAATCGATGATCAGCGTTCCACTGCTATCTACAGAAAAACAGTGGCTTTAAATCTATTACGTTATTTCCTTACCAGCTTGACACATAGTCAACGCATTTAA
- a CDS encoding (2Fe-2S)-binding protein codes for MIKFNLNGRKIETEAPPTARLLDVIREDFNLIGTKEGCGEGECGACSVFVNNLLQNSCLIPIGSIDGAEVVTIEGIMESDQFKILDESYSEAGGVQCGYCIPGMVMASAALLSQNPHPSEDEIREGISGNLCRCTGYNMIVEAINMAAKKGDGLWQKK; via the coding sequence ATGATAAAGTTCAACCTAAATGGAAGAAAAATAGAAACTGAGGCTCCTCCTACTGCAAGATTACTAGATGTTATAAGAGAGGATTTTAATTTAATTGGTACAAAGGAAGGCTGCGGAGAAGGAGAATGTGGAGCCTGCAGCGTCTTTGTCAATAACCTCCTGCAAAACAGCTGCCTGATTCCAATTGGCTCCATCGATGGAGCCGAAGTTGTAACGATTGAGGGAATCATGGAGTCAGATCAATTTAAGATTTTAGATGAGAGCTATTCCGAAGCCGGAGGAGTCCAATGCGGTTACTGCATACCCGGGATGGTCATGGCCAGTGCAGCATTATTATCCCAAAACCCACATCCTTCTGAGGATGAAATTCGTGAAGGGATATCCGGAAATCTTTGCCGATGTACGGGCTACAATATGATTGTTGAAGCAATCAACATGGCGGCTAAAAAAGGGGACGGCTTATGGCAGAAAAAATAA
- a CDS encoding xanthine dehydrogenase family protein molybdopterin-binding subunit: MNLKNISTSVPKKDHKGKVSGQLAYISDMKVGNMVYGVLYRSPIAYGKIKSIQLPDLPEGYEAVGAEHIPGPNYVKIIKEDQPIFANEWVNYIGEPILMLVGKDLDILYRLLDEVNMELEEHQAIFTLDEAIKQKSSPGVTMASYEFGESLESISAIEQGACQIIEEEYNTGYQEHVYLEPQGMLGIYKEDEIVVQGSMQCLYYIKNALITALACGDDDVRVVQSPTGGGFGGKEEFPSMMACHVAVAAKAVKKSVMLVFDRSEDMVVTTKRHPAKLTYRTALDKEGNIMSMCVEVFLDGGANVGLSSVVLQRALLNSAGVYKIPHFHAKGYVLKTNTVPNGAFRGFGAPQSFAGIESHIGHLSKLANIDPVDYKRKYLVKQGDPTITKGNFRDPILMEDMIEDLLKASDYKQKKGEFQTFNQQNQRYKKGMGTSLFLHGCGFTGSGERDHIKAKVKLYKSKDDQVSLKISNSDMGQGILTTLSKIVAKELDIPYEEVLYPYPDTKEVPDSGPTVASRTTMIVGKLLERAAKKLKAQWLTGVEQEVTEDYVHREMIPWDEKTFTGDAYPAYSWGVNFVEVEVDTLTGIVKLEKVYANYEVGKVIDDRVMKGQIDGGLAQGLAYGYLEKMTSKEGRIQQKSITDYGPPTSMDVVTIQSKVFDNPYADGPYGAKGAGELTLIGGAPAVQAAIEDALQTSFQQIPITPEVIIESLWMKEGEEG, from the coding sequence ATGAATCTTAAAAACATAAGCACCTCAGTGCCCAAAAAGGACCATAAAGGTAAGGTATCTGGCCAGTTGGCTTATATTAGTGATATGAAAGTGGGAAATATGGTTTATGGTGTTTTGTATCGTTCGCCCATTGCTTATGGAAAAATCAAATCTATACAACTGCCAGACCTTCCTGAAGGATATGAAGCGGTTGGTGCAGAGCATATCCCCGGACCGAATTATGTCAAAATTATTAAAGAAGATCAGCCCATATTTGCCAATGAGTGGGTGAATTATATTGGTGAGCCGATTCTCATGCTCGTTGGAAAAGACCTTGATATCTTATACCGTTTACTGGATGAAGTGAACATGGAATTGGAAGAACATCAGGCGATTTTTACATTGGACGAAGCAATCAAACAAAAGTCATCACCCGGGGTAACTATGGCAAGCTATGAATTTGGGGAAAGCTTAGAAAGCATTTCAGCCATTGAGCAGGGTGCATGTCAAATTATCGAAGAAGAATATAATACGGGATATCAGGAGCATGTTTACCTTGAACCGCAAGGAATGCTGGGCATATATAAGGAAGATGAAATTGTAGTCCAGGGATCGATGCAGTGTCTCTACTATATAAAAAATGCATTGATAACCGCTTTAGCGTGTGGTGATGATGATGTTAGGGTGGTTCAAAGCCCAACTGGCGGTGGTTTCGGGGGCAAGGAAGAGTTTCCTTCGATGATGGCCTGTCATGTAGCCGTTGCCGCAAAGGCGGTCAAGAAATCTGTCATGCTCGTGTTCGACCGTTCTGAGGATATGGTCGTCACTACGAAAAGACATCCGGCCAAACTCACATATCGAACAGCACTTGATAAGGAAGGAAATATCATGAGCATGTGTGTAGAGGTATTTCTCGATGGCGGAGCGAATGTGGGATTGAGCTCAGTCGTACTGCAGCGCGCCTTACTAAACAGTGCTGGTGTGTATAAAATTCCGCATTTTCATGCAAAAGGCTATGTCTTAAAAACCAATACTGTACCGAACGGTGCCTTCAGAGGCTTTGGTGCGCCGCAAAGCTTTGCGGGAATCGAAAGTCATATTGGCCATCTTAGTAAACTAGCAAACATCGACCCGGTTGACTATAAACGTAAATACCTCGTTAAACAGGGAGACCCCACGATCACCAAAGGAAATTTCCGCGATCCAATATTAATGGAAGATATGATTGAGGATTTGCTAAAAGCGTCGGATTACAAACAGAAAAAAGGAGAGTTTCAAACATTTAATCAACAAAATCAGCGCTATAAAAAAGGCATGGGAACATCCTTGTTCCTCCACGGGTGTGGATTTACAGGCAGTGGTGAACGAGATCACATAAAAGCAAAGGTCAAGCTCTATAAATCTAAAGACGATCAGGTATCACTTAAAATATCAAATTCTGACATGGGACAAGGCATTTTGACAACTCTGAGTAAAATCGTCGCCAAAGAACTAGACATCCCATACGAAGAAGTTTTGTACCCTTATCCCGATACAAAAGAGGTCCCTGACTCTGGTCCGACAGTAGCCTCCAGGACAACAATGATTGTCGGTAAATTACTTGAACGAGCGGCAAAAAAACTGAAGGCTCAGTGGCTGACAGGGGTGGAACAGGAAGTGACGGAGGACTATGTTCACCGTGAAATGATTCCATGGGACGAAAAAACCTTTACAGGAGATGCCTATCCGGCATATTCATGGGGCGTGAATTTTGTTGAAGTAGAAGTAGATACCTTAACAGGAATTGTAAAGCTGGAAAAAGTATATGCCAATTATGAAGTAGGAAAAGTCATTGATGACCGGGTGATGAAAGGGCAAATTGACGGTGGCTTAGCACAAGGTTTAGCCTACGGGTACCTAGAAAAAATGACCTCAAAAGAAGGCAGGATACAACAAAAAAGCATTACGGACTATGGGCCGCCGACTTCAATGGACGTGGTCACTATACAAAGCAAGGTTTTTGATAACCCGTATGCGGACGGTCCATACGGGGCAAAGGGTGCAGGTGAATTGACGTTAATCGGCGGTGCTCCCGCCGTCCAAGCGGCGATTGAGGATGCCTTACAAACTTCTTTTCAACAAATTCCAATCACACCTGAAGTCATTATTGAAAGTCTTTGGATGAAAGAGGGTGAAGAAGGATGA